From a region of the Thiorhodovibrio winogradskyi genome:
- the cheB gene encoding chemotaxis-specific protein-glutamate methyltransferase CheB, with translation MIKLLIVDDSALMRRQLNTIFQAEGDFEIRLARNGREAVEENLAFEPDVITLDINMPEMDGLTALSLLMAQRPVAVVMVSSLTEKGAMATLEAMNLGAVDYIPKPDGTISLSMVKIEQEVIAKVRAAARAKLRTSRGLAARIRGGSNTKVTRAPERESAARGIVRRGSGQADALVLIGVSTGGPRTLEDILPLLPADFPLPVLVAQHMPPSFTRPFAERMDALCALSVSEVNRPTPVEPGNIYIGRGGADLLLARRNGQLTVLVRPENPDFLWHPSVELLGRSALEHCDPARLIAVMLTGMGYDGADAFAELKKRGARTIAESAETAVVFGMPAELIERGGATLTLPAERIAGQIQIWAARS, from the coding sequence ATGATTAAGCTCCTGATCGTCGATGACTCGGCGCTGATGCGCCGCCAGCTCAATACCATCTTCCAGGCCGAGGGCGACTTCGAGATTCGTCTCGCGCGCAACGGGCGCGAGGCGGTGGAGGAGAATCTTGCCTTCGAGCCCGATGTCATTACCCTCGACATCAACATGCCGGAGATGGACGGGCTGACGGCGCTGTCCCTGCTGATGGCGCAGCGCCCGGTCGCCGTGGTCATGGTCTCCTCGCTCACCGAGAAGGGCGCCATGGCCACGCTTGAGGCCATGAACCTGGGCGCGGTGGATTACATCCCCAAGCCTGACGGCACCATCTCCTTGTCGATGGTGAAGATCGAACAGGAGGTCATCGCCAAGGTGCGTGCCGCCGCGCGGGCGAAACTGCGCACCAGTCGCGGCCTGGCCGCGCGGATTCGCGGCGGTTCCAACACCAAGGTCACCCGCGCACCCGAGCGCGAGTCCGCCGCGCGTGGCATCGTCAGGCGCGGCAGCGGCCAAGCCGATGCCCTGGTCCTGATTGGCGTCTCCACCGGTGGACCACGCACGCTCGAGGACATTCTGCCGCTGCTGCCAGCCGACTTTCCGCTGCCGGTGCTGGTCGCTCAGCACATGCCGCCGAGCTTCACCCGGCCATTCGCCGAGCGTATGGACGCTCTGTGCGCCCTGAGCGTGTCCGAAGTCAACCGCCCCACACCGGTCGAACCCGGCAATATTTACATAGGACGCGGTGGCGCCGACCTGCTGCTGGCGCGTCGCAACGGCCAATTGACCGTCTTGGTGCGCCCGGAGAATCCCGATTTCCTGTGGCATCCCTCGGTGGAGCTGCTCGGCCGCTCGGCCCTCGAGCACTGTGATCCGGCGCGGTTGATTGCCGTGATGCTCACCGGCATGGGCTATGACGGCGCCGATGCTTTCGCTGAACTGAAAAAGCGTGGTGCCCGCACCATCGCCGAATCCGCCGAAACCGCCGTGGTCTTTGGCATGCCAGCGGAGTTGATTGAACGCGGCGGCGCCACCCTGACCCTGCCCGCCGAGCGCATCGCCGGGCAGATTCAGATTTGGGCAGCGCGGTCATGA
- a CDS encoding chemotaxis protein CheW translates to MSNETLDTVATAAEASAPPVAVPTPESSPESNPATDPDLNDSDIRQFVIFLCGEEIFAVDMTPVQEIIRVPDVVRVPLAPPTLEGLANLRGKVLPIISLRRLFGFPERDADDSTRALVIDLGQPLGFVVDRVASVVGVETARIQDVGALTTTVRTDLLAGLLKDAGGYPMVMVMDFEALIANEFAAIAAAAKQHGGPGVAAGLDANDATGDEDENSDELQLVSFEVAEQEYAVPIENVQEIVQFPETLVRVPRAEAHVLGVMTLRNRLLPLVSLRCLFGLPARDADEHSRILVIRLGEVSVGLAMDCVNEVLRVARSAVDPMPRLMAASADVAEIGEICRLDDGKRLVSIVSTDHLFRHESVQEALETVEQMREDDSTLDEDLDTGDNDNDDEEQVVVFRLDKEEYGVPIASVQEIVRVPEQLTHVPKAPSFVEGVINLRGAVLPVIDQRRRFGLAKAERNDRQRIMVFLLNGLRTGFIVDSVAEVLKIPKSAIEPSPQLSPEQARLLARVANLEKSNRMIQLIEPAWLIGDDQRDQLAAIGG, encoded by the coding sequence ATGAGCAACGAGACGCTCGACACCGTCGCCACCGCCGCCGAGGCCAGCGCCCCCCCGGTCGCGGTTCCCACCCCGGAATCCAGCCCGGAATCCAACCCGGCCACCGACCCGGACCTGAACGACAGCGACATCCGCCAATTCGTCATCTTTTTATGCGGCGAGGAAATCTTCGCCGTCGACATGACCCCGGTGCAGGAAATCATCCGCGTGCCGGACGTGGTGCGCGTACCCCTGGCTCCGCCCACCCTGGAAGGGCTAGCCAATCTGCGCGGCAAGGTGCTGCCCATCATCAGCCTGCGGCGGCTGTTCGGCTTCCCCGAGCGCGACGCCGACGACTCCACCCGCGCCCTGGTCATCGACCTTGGCCAGCCGCTCGGCTTCGTGGTGGATCGCGTCGCCAGCGTGGTTGGCGTCGAAACCGCTCGCATTCAGGATGTCGGCGCCCTGACCACCACGGTGCGCACCGATCTACTCGCCGGGCTGCTCAAGGATGCTGGCGGCTACCCCATGGTCATGGTGATGGACTTCGAGGCGCTGATCGCCAATGAATTCGCCGCCATCGCCGCCGCCGCGAAACAGCATGGCGGCCCCGGCGTCGCTGCCGGCCTGGACGCGAATGACGCCACCGGCGACGAGGATGAAAACAGCGACGAGCTGCAACTGGTCAGCTTCGAGGTGGCCGAGCAGGAGTACGCCGTCCCTATCGAGAACGTGCAGGAAATCGTGCAGTTCCCCGAGACCCTGGTGCGCGTTCCGCGCGCCGAGGCCCATGTGCTGGGGGTCATGACGCTGCGCAACCGCCTGCTGCCGCTGGTCTCCCTGCGCTGCCTGTTCGGCCTCCCGGCGCGCGACGCCGACGAGCACAGCCGCATCCTGGTGATTCGCCTGGGCGAGGTCTCGGTTGGTCTCGCCATGGATTGCGTCAACGAAGTGCTGCGCGTGGCCCGTTCGGCGGTCGATCCCATGCCGCGCTTGATGGCCGCCTCGGCCGACGTGGCCGAGATCGGCGAGATCTGCCGCCTCGATGACGGCAAGCGGCTGGTCTCCATCGTCTCGACCGACCATCTCTTCCGTCATGAAAGCGTTCAGGAGGCCCTGGAAACCGTGGAGCAAATGCGCGAGGACGACAGCACGCTGGACGAAGACCTCGACACCGGCGACAACGACAATGACGACGAGGAGCAAGTGGTGGTGTTCCGCCTCGACAAGGAGGAATACGGTGTGCCCATCGCCAGCGTGCAGGAAATCGTGCGCGTGCCCGAGCAACTCACCCATGTACCCAAGGCGCCGAGCTTTGTCGAGGGCGTGATCAATCTGCGTGGCGCCGTGCTGCCGGTCATCGACCAACGCCGCCGCTTCGGTCTGGCCAAGGCCGAGCGCAACGACCGCCAGCGCATCATGGTGTTCCTGCTCAATGGCTTGCGCACCGGCTTCATCGTCGACTCGGTCGCCGAGGTGCTCAAGATTCCCAAATCCGCCATCGAGCCCTCGCCGCAGCTCTCGCCCGAACAGGCCCGTCTGCTCGCTCGTGTGGCCAATCTAGAGAAGAGCAATCGCATGATTCAGTTGATCGAGCCGGCGTGGCTGATTGGCGATGATCAGCGTGATCAGCTCGCGGCGATTGGGGGGTGA
- a CDS encoding methyl-accepting chemotaxis protein, producing MALVKNSSTASAAVSAGSTDARSNAAAARDAEAQRKRARTLAKQQQAAERVASATTQLASGINEAASAAEELKRASDQIATGAEEASGAAQESLAAFKQVNTALSRQMENANTSQTKVEASQVLIMKVGDEVSGLISNVGIAAQRQGDSVKMVAELEQQAANIGDIVKAVARIADQTNLLALNAAIEAARAGKHGKGFAVVADEVRTLAETSEKSAKQIQDLVGQIQGEVKTISEGINTSAESVQAEVENGKAINAQLGQIRADILEITEGIQEIAAGAQQSGAAALQALKGTEEIAAAAEEQSAASEESAKTIAEQTQALAECEQAAQNLSELAEELKNSTDIAKSAEEVASAAEQLSSAVQEINRSSGQIMAAIEQIRKSAQVQASATEESASAVAQIEKGLEVAQQRAQGAAEKVKSITDLLTTNKTSVDSLINGVSESVTASRASLKQIKDLELVSRRIDKIVDAITTVSIQTNMLAVNGSIEAARAGEFGKGFVVVATDIRNLAHDSAENADRIKDLVKAVQDQINVVGRDLEDIMASATAEAAKAKSITSGLETIEADVGVVQRGTADILAAAAEIAAAIAQVKTGVDQISAAAQEAEKAATEASSASKQQSQGAEELAAAIEEIASLADELQSA from the coding sequence ATGGCACTTGTGAAGAACTCCTCCACCGCATCCGCCGCCGTTTCCGCCGGGTCAACGGACGCCCGCTCCAATGCCGCCGCCGCGCGCGACGCCGAGGCACAGCGCAAGCGTGCGCGTACCCTGGCCAAGCAGCAGCAAGCGGCTGAACGGGTGGCCTCGGCCACCACGCAGCTCGCCTCGGGCATCAATGAGGCGGCCTCGGCGGCGGAGGAACTCAAGCGCGCCTCCGACCAAATCGCCACCGGCGCAGAGGAAGCCTCGGGCGCCGCGCAGGAGTCGCTGGCCGCCTTCAAGCAAGTGAACACCGCGCTGAGCCGGCAAATGGAGAATGCCAACACCTCCCAGACCAAAGTAGAAGCCTCCCAGGTGCTGATCATGAAGGTGGGCGATGAGGTCAGCGGGCTAATCAGCAATGTCGGCATCGCCGCGCAACGCCAGGGCGACTCGGTGAAAATGGTCGCCGAACTGGAACAGCAAGCAGCCAATATCGGCGACATCGTCAAGGCGGTGGCCCGCATTGCCGATCAAACCAACTTGCTCGCGCTCAATGCCGCCATTGAGGCGGCACGCGCCGGCAAGCATGGCAAGGGTTTTGCCGTGGTGGCTGATGAGGTGCGCACCCTGGCCGAGACCTCGGAGAAGAGCGCCAAGCAGATTCAGGATCTGGTCGGGCAGATTCAGGGCGAGGTCAAGACAATTTCCGAGGGCATCAACACCTCGGCGGAATCCGTGCAGGCCGAGGTGGAAAACGGCAAGGCGATCAATGCCCAGCTCGGGCAGATTCGTGCCGATATTCTCGAAATCACCGAGGGCATTCAGGAAATCGCCGCCGGCGCCCAGCAGTCGGGTGCCGCCGCGCTGCAAGCCTTGAAGGGCACCGAGGAAATCGCCGCCGCCGCCGAGGAGCAATCCGCCGCTTCCGAGGAATCGGCCAAGACCATCGCCGAACAAACCCAGGCGCTGGCCGAGTGCGAACAGGCGGCGCAGAACCTCTCCGAGCTGGCCGAGGAGCTCAAGAACTCCACCGACATCGCCAAGAGCGCCGAGGAAGTGGCCTCAGCCGCCGAGCAACTGTCCTCCGCGGTGCAGGAGATCAACCGCTCCAGCGGCCAGATCATGGCCGCCATTGAGCAGATTCGCAAAAGCGCCCAGGTGCAAGCCTCGGCCACCGAGGAGTCCGCCTCCGCCGTGGCGCAGATCGAAAAAGGCCTGGAAGTCGCCCAGCAGCGCGCCCAGGGCGCGGCCGAGAAGGTCAAGTCCATCACCGATCTACTGACAACCAACAAGACCAGTGTCGACAGCCTGATCAACGGCGTCTCTGAGTCCGTCACCGCCTCGCGCGCCAGCCTCAAGCAGATCAAGGATCTGGAGCTAGTTTCGCGGCGTATCGACAAGATTGTCGATGCCATCACAACGGTGTCCATCCAGACCAATATGCTGGCGGTCAATGGCTCCATCGAGGCCGCGCGTGCCGGCGAGTTTGGCAAGGGTTTCGTGGTGGTCGCCACCGACATCCGCAACCTGGCCCATGACTCGGCCGAGAATGCCGATCGCATCAAGGACTTGGTGAAAGCTGTGCAAGATCAGATCAACGTGGTCGGGCGCGATCTCGAGGACATCATGGCCTCCGCCACCGCCGAGGCGGCCAAGGCCAAGTCCATCACCAGCGGCCTGGAAACCATCGAGGCCGATGTTGGCGTGGTGCAACGCGGCACCGCCGATATTCTCGCCGCCGCCGCCGAGATCGCCGCCGCCATCGCCCAGGTCAAAACCGGCGTGGATCAGATCTCCGCCGCCGCGCAGGAGGCCGAGAAGGCCGCCACCGAGGCCTCGAGTGCGTCGAAGCAGCAATCGCAGGGCGCCGAGGAACTGGCCGCCGCCATCGAGGAAATCGCCTCCCTGGCCGACGAGTTACAGAGTGCCTAA
- the glgB gene encoding 1,4-alpha-glucan branching protein GlgB: MHHLELTDSLRLILDARHADPFSVLGRHPSPEGVVVRAFLPGAEEVRIVECKQPMTRIEGTDLFVWEGPASFVPERYQLAWQVPARASLDDTDESDAADTSSSATEASAHQRYDPYCFPSQLPDFDLHLFGEGKHWHAYRLLGAREHTADDVTGVLFSVWAPNAERVSVVGNFNGWDGRRHPMRVHGNGVWELFIPGLAAGELYKYEVRARGGSIGLKTDPYGRFFEVRPQTAAVVAAPDTFDWRDGDWIARRAEHDWMRTPMAIYEVHLGSWQLGANGELLNYRELARKLVDHVQNMGFNYIELLPITEHPFDLSWGYQATGYYAPTSRFGTPDDFRWFVDHCHANGIGVILDWVPAHFPKDAHALARFDGTALYEHEDPRLGEHLDWSTLIFNFGRNEVKNFLISSALFWLEEYHIDGLRVDAVASMLYLDYSRTDWVPNRHGGRENLEAIDFLRELNVITHDQVPGALIMAEESTSWPQVTRPTYLGGLGFDLKWNMGWMNDTLRYFGEDPVHRKYHQDSLTFSMLYAFTENFLLPFSHDEVTHGKRSLLYRMPGDEWQRFGNLRLLYTYMYTHPGKKLLFQGCEFGQGEEWDCTKVLDWYVREYPLHQGISEQIRVLNRLYLAHAPLHEQDFDWRGFEWIDCHDAENSVLIYQRKSGGEPKDPGAEHLVVALNFTPVPRDGYRIGVPVLGRYRVLFNSDASQYGGSDYWKAPEPIQAEAVPWMNRPASLVVSLPPLAGIILQPEPPSETASEFSDGEAAAETAVGEDA, translated from the coding sequence ATGCATCACCTCGAACTCACCGATTCTCTCCGTCTCATTCTCGACGCCCGCCATGCCGACCCCTTCAGCGTACTGGGCCGCCATCCCTCGCCCGAGGGGGTGGTGGTGCGTGCCTTCCTGCCCGGCGCCGAGGAGGTGCGCATTGTCGAGTGCAAGCAACCCATGACCCGCATCGAGGGGACGGATCTCTTTGTCTGGGAGGGTCCGGCCAGCTTCGTGCCCGAACGTTATCAGCTTGCCTGGCAGGTTCCGGCCAGGGCGAGCCTGGACGACACGGATGAAAGCGACGCGGCGGACACCTCCAGCAGCGCGACCGAGGCCAGCGCGCATCAGCGATACGATCCTTACTGCTTTCCCTCCCAGCTTCCGGATTTCGACCTACATCTGTTTGGCGAGGGCAAGCACTGGCATGCCTATCGGCTGCTCGGCGCGCGCGAACATACAGCCGATGATGTCACTGGCGTGCTCTTTTCAGTCTGGGCGCCCAATGCCGAGCGCGTCAGCGTGGTCGGCAACTTCAACGGTTGGGACGGGCGCCGCCATCCGATGCGGGTACACGGTAATGGCGTCTGGGAGCTGTTTATCCCGGGCCTGGCGGCCGGGGAACTCTACAAGTACGAGGTGCGCGCGCGCGGCGGTTCCATCGGCTTGAAGACGGACCCCTATGGGCGCTTTTTCGAGGTGCGCCCGCAGACAGCCGCCGTGGTTGCCGCCCCCGATACCTTCGACTGGCGGGACGGGGACTGGATTGCCCGACGCGCCGAGCACGATTGGATGCGCACCCCCATGGCCATCTATGAGGTGCATCTTGGCTCCTGGCAGCTCGGCGCCAATGGCGAGTTGCTCAATTACCGCGAGTTGGCGCGCAAGCTGGTGGACCATGTCCAGAACATGGGCTTCAATTACATCGAACTCCTGCCCATTACCGAGCATCCCTTCGATCTGTCCTGGGGGTATCAGGCCACCGGCTACTATGCGCCCACCAGCCGTTTCGGCACCCCGGATGATTTTCGCTGGTTTGTCGATCACTGCCATGCCAATGGCATTGGGGTGATTCTCGACTGGGTGCCAGCGCATTTCCCAAAAGATGCCCATGCCCTGGCGCGCTTCGATGGGACCGCCCTTTATGAACATGAAGACCCGCGCTTGGGGGAGCATCTGGACTGGTCGACCCTGATCTTCAACTTCGGTCGCAACGAGGTGAAGAATTTCCTGATTTCAAGCGCGCTCTTCTGGCTCGAGGAGTACCACATCGACGGGCTGCGGGTGGATGCTGTCGCCTCCATGCTGTATTTGGATTATTCCCGCACCGACTGGGTGCCGAATCGCCATGGCGGGCGCGAGAATCTCGAGGCCATTGATTTTCTGCGCGAACTCAATGTCATCACCCACGACCAGGTGCCAGGGGCGCTGATCATGGCCGAGGAGTCGACCTCCTGGCCACAGGTGACCCGCCCGACCTATTTGGGCGGCCTGGGCTTTGATCTGAAATGGAACATGGGTTGGATGAACGATACCCTGCGCTATTTTGGCGAGGATCCCGTCCATCGCAAATACCATCAGGACAGCCTGACCTTCAGCATGCTCTATGCCTTCACCGAGAACTTCCTGCTGCCCTTCTCGCATGATGAGGTCACGCATGGCAAGCGCTCGCTGCTCTATCGCATGCCGGGGGATGAATGGCAGCGCTTTGGCAATTTGCGCCTGCTCTATACCTATATGTATACCCACCCGGGCAAGAAGCTTTTATTCCAGGGCTGCGAGTTCGGCCAGGGCGAGGAATGGGACTGCACCAAGGTGCTTGATTGGTATGTGCGCGAGTATCCGCTGCATCAGGGTATCAGTGAGCAAATTCGCGTACTGAATCGGCTGTATCTGGCGCATGCCCCGCTGCACGAGCAGGATTTTGACTGGCGGGGCTTTGAGTGGATCGACTGTCATGATGCCGAGAATTCGGTGCTTATCTATCAGCGCAAGAGCGGCGGGGAGCCGAAAGACCCAGGTGCCGAGCATCTGGTGGTTGCCTTGAATTTCACCCCAGTGCCGCGCGATGGTTACCGCATTGGCGTGCCGGTGCTCGGGCGGTATCGGGTGCTGTTCAACTCCGATGCATCCCAGTATGGCGGCTCGGATTATTGGAAAGCGCCCGAGCCCATTCAGGCCGAGGCCGTGCCCTGGATGAATCGCCCAGCCTCGTTGGTGGTCTCGCTGCCGCCATTGGCGGGGATCATTCTGCAACCCGAGCCTCCGTCGGAGACGGCCTCCGAGTTCTCCGATGGCGAAGCCGCGGCTGAAACAGCCGTTGGCGAGGATGCCTGA
- the glgA gene encoding glycogen synthase, whose translation MEENTKLADRDQSVATKADAESGNAKAAKTETKASQVGGPNKSPPQAQPSSGLSSTHQAQSSFKHAPKSPSKPARASESASAPSADLKPESEAALESASEPAQAPTPEPETPASHYPPRPSLFIVHITPEMAPVAKVGGLADVVFGLSRELAIRGNHVEIILPKYDNLRYDHIFEMHQVFNDLWVPWYDGAIHCTVYFGFVHSRKCFFIEPHSHDNFFNRGSIYGFNDDILRYAFFSRAAIEFLWQAGKHPDIIHCHDWQTALVPVYLYEFYQQLGMTHPRACLTIHNFKHQGITGAEVLRASGLHRPEHFFDRLRLGDDHHPNAINLLKGGIVYSNFVTTVSPRYAFETKDQGQGFGLESSLHTHHMKYGGVVNGIDYDVWNPEIDHYIPVRYGIENLDGKYDNKRALRHRLMLADNEKPLVAFIGRLDPQKGLELVRHAIFYALERGAQFVLLGSSPDHRINNDFWGLKRMLNDSPDCHLEIGFDEELAHLIYAGADMMLVPSQFEPCGLTQLISLRYGTIPVVRTVGGLADTVFDKDYSERPLHERNGYRFDNYDTLGLESALGRALACYYNFPEHFRELIKNAMRCDYSWNRPGQDYLNIYDFIRNR comes from the coding sequence GTGGAAGAAAACACGAAATTAGCGGATCGCGATCAGTCGGTGGCGACCAAGGCCGATGCTGAATCAGGCAATGCCAAGGCCGCAAAGACCGAGACCAAAGCGTCCCAGGTGGGTGGGCCGAACAAATCGCCGCCGCAGGCGCAGCCGTCATCGGGGCTATCATCCACGCATCAAGCCCAGTCCTCATTCAAGCATGCACCCAAGTCCCCATCCAAGCCGGCCCGGGCATCGGAGTCTGCATCCGCGCCGTCTGCCGATCTGAAACCAGAATCCGAAGCGGCACTTGAATCGGCATCCGAGCCAGCGCAAGCACCTACCCCAGAGCCCGAAACGCCGGCATCCCATTACCCGCCGCGTCCGAGTCTCTTTATTGTCCATATCACGCCCGAGATGGCTCCCGTGGCCAAGGTTGGCGGCTTAGCCGATGTGGTCTTTGGCCTGTCGCGCGAACTGGCGATTCGCGGGAATCATGTCGAAATTATTTTGCCCAAGTACGACAACCTGCGTTACGACCATATCTTCGAGATGCACCAGGTGTTCAATGATCTCTGGGTGCCCTGGTACGACGGGGCCATTCATTGCACGGTGTATTTTGGCTTTGTGCATTCACGCAAATGCTTTTTCATCGAGCCGCATTCACATGACAATTTCTTCAATCGCGGCAGCATTTACGGATTTAATGACGATATTCTGCGTTATGCTTTCTTTTCGCGCGCGGCCATTGAGTTTTTGTGGCAGGCCGGCAAGCACCCCGACATCATTCACTGCCATGACTGGCAGACGGCCCTGGTGCCGGTGTATCTCTATGAGTTTTATCAGCAACTCGGCATGACGCACCCCCGTGCTTGCCTGACGATTCATAATTTCAAGCATCAAGGCATTACCGGCGCGGAGGTGCTGCGCGCCAGCGGACTCCATCGACCCGAGCACTTTTTTGACCGCCTGCGCCTGGGTGACGACCATCATCCCAATGCCATCAATCTGCTGAAGGGTGGCATTGTGTATTCAAACTTTGTCACCACCGTCTCGCCGCGCTATGCCTTCGAGACCAAGGACCAGGGCCAAGGCTTCGGCTTGGAGTCCAGCCTGCATACCCATCACATGAAATATGGTGGGGTGGTCAATGGCATTGACTATGACGTCTGGAATCCGGAGATTGATCATTATATTCCGGTGCGCTATGGCATCGAGAATCTGGATGGCAAATACGACAACAAGCGCGCTCTGCGCCATCGGCTCATGCTGGCCGACAATGAAAAGCCCCTTGTTGCCTTTATTGGCCGGCTCGATCCACAAAAAGGGCTGGAGTTGGTGCGCCATGCGATTTTCTATGCGCTCGAGCGTGGTGCTCAATTTGTCCTGCTTGGCTCCAGTCCAGATCATCGCATCAACAACGATTTCTGGGGGCTGAAACGCATGCTGAACGACAGCCCCGACTGCCATCTGGAAATTGGCTTCGACGAGGAGCTCGCCCATCTGATCTACGCCGGCGCGGACATGATGCTGGTGCCGAGTCAGTTCGAGCCCTGCGGCCTGACGCAACTGATCAGCCTGCGCTATGGCACCATCCCGGTGGTGCGCACCGTCGGCGGCCTGGCGGATACCGTCTTCGACAAGGACTATTCCGAGCGTCCGCTGCACGAGCGCAACGGCTACCGCTTTGACAACTACGACACCCTGGGACTCGAATCCGCCTTGGGCCGGGCTCTGGCCTGCTACTACAACTTCCCCGAGCACTTCCGCGAGTTAATCAAAAACGCCATGCGCTGCGACTACTCCTGGAACCGCCCCGGGCAGGATTATCTGAACATCTACGATTTCATCCGCAACCGCTGA
- a CDS encoding Re/Si-specific NAD(P)(+) transhydrogenase subunit alpha, protein MKIGIPAETLAGEKRVASTPDVVKKLVGKGFSVLLEQGAGTAASYLDQAYQDAGAETVDTAACFAADLVLKVRRPSQQEAERLQSGATLISLIESCAGMGSEDELIQTTVARGVNLLAMERIPRISRAQSMDALSSQSNIAGYRAVIEAAAHYGRFLPPMMTAAGSAKPARLVVLGAGVAGLQAIATARRLGADVHAYDVRPETKEQIQSLGAKPIELDLGEEGSGEGGYAKELSDAAKARQQQLLADELAKAQVIITTALIPCRPAPELITPEVVERMRPGSVIVDLAAANGGNCKLTEPDQIVEHHGVRLIGHTNYPSMVAADASAFYARNLLNLLEIMVEPGESGPTLKDFEADEITRAMRVN, encoded by the coding sequence ATGAAGATCGGAATTCCAGCCGAAACCCTTGCCGGCGAGAAACGCGTCGCCAGCACTCCGGATGTGGTCAAAAAACTCGTCGGCAAGGGCTTCTCCGTCCTGCTTGAGCAGGGTGCCGGCACCGCTGCCAGCTACCTGGACCAGGCCTATCAAGATGCCGGCGCCGAGACCGTCGACACCGCCGCCTGCTTCGCGGCTGACTTGGTGCTCAAGGTCCGTCGTCCAAGCCAGCAAGAAGCGGAGCGGCTGCAATCCGGCGCCACCCTGATCAGCCTGATCGAAAGCTGTGCCGGCATGGGATCAGAAGACGAACTGATCCAGACCACGGTCGCGCGCGGCGTCAATCTGCTCGCCATGGAGCGCATCCCGCGCATCTCCCGCGCCCAGTCGATGGACGCGCTGTCCTCGCAGAGCAATATCGCCGGCTATCGCGCCGTGATCGAGGCCGCCGCGCACTATGGGCGCTTCCTGCCGCCGATGATGACCGCCGCCGGCTCGGCCAAGCCTGCGCGCCTGGTGGTGCTGGGCGCAGGTGTCGCCGGTTTGCAGGCCATCGCCACCGCGCGCCGCCTGGGCGCCGATGTGCATGCCTATGACGTGCGCCCGGAGACGAAAGAACAAATCCAATCGCTCGGCGCCAAGCCGATTGAACTCGACCTCGGCGAGGAAGGCTCGGGCGAGGGCGGCTATGCCAAGGAACTCTCGGACGCGGCCAAGGCGCGCCAGCAGCAGTTGCTCGCCGATGAACTGGCCAAGGCGCAGGTCATCATCACCACGGCGCTGATTCCCTGTCGCCCGGCGCCCGAGTTGATCACGCCCGAGGTGGTCGAGCGCATGCGTCCCGGCTCGGTCATCGTCGACCTGGCCGCCGCCAATGGCGGCAACTGCAAGCTGACCGAGCCTGACCAGATCGTCGAGCACCATGGCGTGCGCCTGATCGGCCACACCAACTATCCGTCCATGGTCGCCGCCGACGCCAGTGCCTTTTACGCGCGCAATCTGCTCAATCTGTTGGAGATTATGGTCGAACCGGGCGAGTCCGGGCCGACACTCAAGGATTTCGAGGCCGATGAGATTACCCGGGCGATGCGGGTAAACTAG
- a CDS encoding proton-translocating transhydrogenase family protein yields the protein MSESIIALYVFVLACVIGYYVIWGVTPSLHTPLVALTNAISGIVLVGALLVTGAENAGWFAKTVGFLAVLLASINVFGGFLVTHRMLSMFKKKK from the coding sequence ATGTCCGAATCCATCATCGCCCTCTATGTCTTCGTGCTCGCCTGCGTCATTGGCTACTACGTCATCTGGGGCGTCACCCCGTCCCTGCACACGCCGCTGGTGGCCCTGACCAACGCTATCTCCGGCATTGTGCTGGTCGGCGCACTGCTGGTCACGGGGGCGGAAAACGCGGGCTGGTTCGCCAAAACGGTGGGTTTCCTTGCCGTGTTGCTGGCCAGTATCAATGTCTTTGGCGGTTTTCTGGTCACCCACCGGATGCTGTCGATGTTTAAGAAAAAGAAATAA